The nucleotide sequence CATGGGTCTTGAAGGGTATTGAAAAATCTGTTAAACTTTTCAAGCTCGTAAAACTCAACATGGTTGTTATGAAAGATTTAAATCACATGGAAATATGGGATATGATCAACTATGCAGCCAGAATTGGAGCCGTTCTTCAACTTATTGAAATTGAGGTCCCAAGAGAACTCATGGATTCTTGGTTCTTTAAAAGGTACTTCTACCCGTTAAAACCGCTTGAAGAGGAATTTGCCAAAAAAGCCGTAAAAATTAAGGAAAGAAGGCTTCATAGAAGAAAAAAATACTTCATTCCAACTGAAAATGGGGTAGCTGAAGTGGAGGTAGTTCGTTCAATGCATAATACAGTATTCTGCGCGAATTGTACGAGAATAAGATTAACAGCTGATGGACATCTAAAAACATGCCTTCTCAGAAAAGATGATCTAATTGACATACTAACCCCAATCAGAGAAGGAGCCAGTGACGAAGAGCTAGTGGAAATATTTAAGAAAGCTATGATGATGAGGAAACCCTATTGGATATAATCCCGATTATTTGGATGTATATGAAATTATTTAAGCTAAGATATTATCTTCCCTAGCTCTTCGAGACGGATTTACCCTTTGAGTTATGATTATTAGAAGTAGAATAAACTTGATGATAATTTTTATAATCCTTCTCCGTATTTTATTTGGTGGTCAAATGAAGCTGTTGGTTTTAGATTTGGATGGCACTTTATGGGATCATGAGGATGCTTCTCAGCTTGTACCACCTTTTGAAGTTCATGAGGACACCGTGATTGATGCCTATGGCAATGAGCTTTCACTGTTCCCAGGCGTTAGAGAATTCCTAAACTGGGCAAAGGATAAGTCCATCCTAAGCATCGCAAGCTGGAATATAGAAGAACTTGTCAGACCAATTCTTGAAGCTCTTGGTCTCTGGGATTATTTTACATTCCCCAAAATTGAGAACCACC is from Thermococcus paralvinellae and encodes:
- the moaA gene encoding GTP 3',8-cyclase MoaA — its product is MALVDRYGRPVTNLRISITKDCNLNCFYCHREGQMKGKREMTPEEIERIVKIASRLGIKKVKLTGGEPTIRSDIIEIIKRIRPYVVDLSLTTNGTVMYRLAEELKEAGLDRVNISLDTLDRDKYKKITGFDVLPWVLKGIEKSVKLFKLVKLNMVVMKDLNHMEIWDMINYAARIGAVLQLIEIEVPRELMDSWFFKRYFYPLKPLEEEFAKKAVKIKERRLHRRKKYFIPTENGVAEVEVVRSMHNTVFCANCTRIRLTADGHLKTCLLRKDDLIDILTPIREGASDEELVEIFKKAMMMRKPYWI
- a CDS encoding magnesium-dependent phosphatase-1 encodes the protein MKLLVLDLDGTLWDHEDASQLVPPFEVHEDTVIDAYGNELSLFPGVREFLNWAKDKSILSIASWNIEELVRPILEALGLWDYFTFPKIENHPDKAGMISRTVEQLKSIGYEVDEIIYIDDRTLHLGNIKREIPNIKFIQMWVDVKSFEELKKVLEGL